Genomic DNA from Cumulibacter soli:
GACGATCGTAGCGATCCTGCACCGACGTACCAAGACACCCGCAACTCGAGCACGTAGATATCGTGTGTGACCGCTCGCGCTCAGGCTAGAGGCGCTCGGGGTTAGACGTGCTTGGGATTAGACGTAGACGCCCCGGGCTGCCAGGTAGGGGACGGGATCGATGCGCTCGCCGTACATCCCGTGGGTGACTTCGAAGTGCAAGTGCGGACCGGTCGACTGGCCCTCGGAGCCCATGGCAGCGATGGTCTGGCCGGCGCTGACCTGCTGGCCGGCGCTGACGTAGATGCTCTGCATGTGGCCGTAGACCGTGACCATGCCGTCGGGGTGCTGGATGTAGACGGCATTTCCGAAGCCGTCGGCCGGTCCGGCCCGCATCACGGTGCCACTGGCGGCGGCGTAGATCGGCGTACCAAAGTCGTTGGCGATGTCGATGCCGTAGTGGAAGGTGCCCCACCTGGCGCAGAAGCAGCTGGTGTAGGTGCCACCTGCGGGCTTGACCCATCCGCTGCCGGACGAGGATTGCCCGGAGTCTGAGGAGCCCGAACTTGCCGATCCGCCGCCGGACGACCCTGAACTTGCCGAACCACCGCCGGACGAGCCGGAACTCGACGATCCGGAGCTCGCTGATCCGCCGCCGGACGAGCCGGAACTCGACGATCCCGAGTTCGCCGGTGGGGGAGCGGATGCTGCTTGATTGGCCTGCTGGGCTGCGGCCGCCGCAGCTGCCTGAGCTTGTGCCTGCGCCTGGGCCTGGGCCTCAGCTTGGGCCTGAGCGGCAGCCGCAGCGGCCGCTGCCTCTTCCGCCTTCTTCTTGGCGATCGCGGCCTCTTCGGCCTCCTTCTTCGCCAGCCATTCCTTATAGGTCTGCTTTTGCCCTTCGAGCTCCCACAGCTTGTCCTGCGCGTCGGCGAGGGCGTCGTCCAACTCGGCCTTCTGCGCCTGAAGACTGGCCATCTGCGCGTTCGCTGCGTCGACCTTGTTGTTCATTTCAGTCATCAGCTGCTTGGCCTTGGCCTCGGCGGCTTCGGTGTCGAGCACTGACTGCTTCGCTGCGGAGTCCGCGTTCGCCTGCTTGATCTTGGCGAGGTTGAGTTGGTCGACCTTCGCGTACTGCGCGTCCGTCACGATGTTGAGCATGGAAGAACGTTCAATGAGGTCGGCCGGCCCATCGGCCGACAGCAACATGGCGTCATTGAAGGTGTAGTTGCCTTGGGTGAAGACATCGTGCGCCAACTCTTTGACGCCCTCTTCTGCCGCGGCGACCTCGTCACCGGCGGTCTTGACCGCAGCGGCGGTTTCCTTCTGCTTTTCCTTGGCGAGGCCTAATTGACCCTTCGCTACTTCGTAAGCATCCGCGGCGGCGAGCGCCTGCGCGTTGAGAGCCTCGATCTGGTTGTTCATCTGCGTCACTGCTGCTGACGCGTCGGCGACCTGCTTTGCTGCCTTCTCCTTGGCGCTCGAGGCGCCGGAGATCTGCGCATCACTCGGATTCGGTGGTGGAGGAGGCAAAGCGCTGGCTGGGGCGATGGGCAGGAAGAACGACAGAGTGAGCATGCCCGCTATGGCGGCTGTGCTCTTAGCCCTCGACGTGCGCACGAAGGTGCCTCCAAAACCGCAACTCTGGGAAGAATGCGCGGAGGCAGCGGTCGTTTGCCTGAGCCACGCGGGACCCATACTGACACGCCTGACGCTCAAGCACCACAAGTCACAACAATCTCGTTTGTAACTTGAATCTAGTTACATCACTGTAGTTCTTTTCCTTCACAACGCAAGACCCCCGGCACGACCAGGGTTTTCTTGTCCCCCTCAAGGCGGTGTCGATCGCTGGGACGTCGACAAATTTTTATTGGGGGATCTGAGGCGATGGGAGCGGGAGCGGGCCGTGGTAACACCGATATAGCGCCGAGTTCGACGTGATGCCGGTCCTGTTTGCGTGCCCCGTGACGATCGTGTTCTGCCTCGAATGATCGATGCACCGGGGGTGATGGAGCAGGGGGCGCACGAGGCGGCTTTGGGTTGCTGGGGGACCGTATGGCAGGACGCCCGCGGTGGCCGGAAAATGGGTGTGAGCAGGTATTTCCGCTGGTGCCCTCGGCAGGAATCGAACCTGCGACGCCCGCCTTAGGAGTGCGGCGCTCTATCCACTGAGCTACGAAGGCCTCATTTTTATGCGCTGACCAGCGTAGCCCATCGGTACTGAGGCAGTGCTGCTCGTCGTCGGGCGTGAACTATGGGGGCACAGGGCGTGACACCTACGCGAAGGTAAGACTTAAATCTGTCGCGATCCACACGGGCGTGCGCATACTATTCGTGCACCTTGCGCAGTCCGGCTGGCAGGTCTGGCCGTTCACATGAAGGACGCCGCCATGACCACCATGCCTATTCGAAGTCAGCACGAGCCGATAGTCCTGCTCAATGCGAGTTACGAGCCGCTATCGATGAACGTCACGCTTAAGCGTGCGGCGAGGCTGCTCGCGAAAGGCAAGGCGATCGTGCTCGAGGCGGCGAAGGGGCGTTTCCTGCGGGATTGGCCGTGGCCTCGAGTCCTCATCCTGGTGAAGTACGTGCGTATCGCACATGAGGTGCTGTATCGCCGTCCGACGGTCAGTCGCAAGGGAGTGCTTAAACGTGACTCATATCGTTGTGCGTACTGCGCCGACCGAGCCAACACGATCGACCATGTGTTGCCCAAGAGCCGCGGTGGGGGCATGACGTGGACGAATCTGGTCGCTGCCTGCCTGCGCTGCAACAGCCGCAAACGCAACCGGACCCCAGAGGAAGCGGGAATGCCGCTACGGCTCACGCCGTTCGTGCCAACGCGCCTCGCCTTGGGCGATTCGGGCGCGACGGTCGCGATCCCGGCGTGAATGATGGCGTCGTCAAGCAGGACGGCGCTGCGGGCGCGATAATGATCCGATGAGCGACGCCGATGAATCACCGAGGGCGGGCGCGGATGAAGCCCGAAACGAGCGGGCGTCCGCAGCCAAGCCCGCACGCG
This window encodes:
- a CDS encoding HNH endonuclease — translated: MTTMPIRSQHEPIVLLNASYEPLSMNVTLKRAARLLAKGKAIVLEAAKGRFLRDWPWPRVLILVKYVRIAHEVLYRRPTVSRKGVLKRDSYRCAYCADRANTIDHVLPKSRGGGMTWTNLVAACLRCNSRKRNRTPEEAGMPLRLTPFVPTRLALGDSGATVAIPA
- a CDS encoding M23 family metallopeptidase, which encodes MLTLSFFLPIAPASALPPPPPNPSDAQISGASSAKEKAAKQVADASAAVTQMNNQIEALNAQALAAADAYEVAKGQLGLAKEKQKETAAAVKTAGDEVAAAEEGVKELAHDVFTQGNYTFNDAMLLSADGPADLIERSSMLNIVTDAQYAKVDQLNLAKIKQANADSAAKQSVLDTEAAEAKAKQLMTEMNNKVDAANAQMASLQAQKAELDDALADAQDKLWELEGQKQTYKEWLAKKEAEEAAIAKKKAEEAAAAAAAAQAQAEAQAQAQAQAQAAAAAAAQQANQAASAPPPANSGSSSSGSSGGGSASSGSSSSGSSGGGSASSGSSGGGSASSGSSDSGQSSSGSGWVKPAGGTYTSCFCARWGTFHYGIDIANDFGTPIYAAASGTVMRAGPADGFGNAVYIQHPDGMVTVYGHMQSIYVSAGQQVSAGQTIAAMGSEGQSTGPHLHFEVTHGMYGERIDPVPYLAARGVYV